From the Hevea brasiliensis isolate MT/VB/25A 57/8 chromosome 15, ASM3005281v1, whole genome shotgun sequence genome, one window contains:
- the LOC110648337 gene encoding alpha,alpha-trehalose-phosphate synthase [UDP-forming] 1 isoform X1 produces the protein MEDKESLWLMQLVEIKAKLSVKEFEARWIGWAGVNVPDEIGQKALTRALAEKRCIPVFLDEEIVHQYYNGYCNNMLWPLFHYLGLPQEDRLATTRSFQSQFAAYKKANQMFADVVNKHYEEGDVVWCHDYHLMFLPKCLKEHNSNMKVGWFLHTPFPSSEIHRTLPSRSELLRSVLAADLVGFHTYDYARHFVSSCTRILELEGTPEGVEDQGRLTRVAAFPIGIDSDRFIRALEAPQVQDHIKDLKERFAGRKVMLGVDRLDMIKGIPQKILAFEKFLEENSLWRDKVVLLQIAVPTRTDVPEYQKLTSQVHEIVGRINGRFGTLTAVPIHHLDRSLDFHALCAVYAVTDVALVTSLRDGMNLVSYEFVACQDSKKGVLILSEFAGAAQSLGAGAILVNPWNITEVADSIRQALTMSCEEREKRHRHNFTHVTTHTAQEWAETFVSELNDTVIEAQLRTRQVPPILPEEDAIKRYLQSNNRLLLLGFNATLTEPVDTARRRVDQIKEMELKLHPELKEILVALCSDPKTTIVVLSGSDRNVLDENFGEFDMWLAAEHGMFLRLTKGEWMTTMPEHSNMEWVDSVKHVFEYFTERTPRSHFELRETSLVWNYKYADVEFGRLQARDMLQHLWTGPISNASVDVVQGSRSVEVRAVGVTKGAAIDRILGEIVHSKSMTSPIDYVLCIGHFLAKDEDVYTFFEPVLPSDGVGIARTKQTDGLKSPGERRPSLKLPASRSGSKSSQGKTQRPSSNPDKKLTNHSSGGGRRQSPEKISWNVLDLKGDNYFSCAVGRTRTNARYQLQSSDDVVSFLKKLANASS, from the exons ATGGAGGACAAAGAATCCTTGTGGTTGATGCAACTTGTTGAGATCAAGGCTAAGCTGA GCGTGAAGGAGTTTGAGGCAAGATGGATTGGTTGGGCTGGTGTTAATGTCCCGGATGAGATTGGCCAGAAGGCACTTACTAGAGCTTTGGCTGAAAAG AGGTGCATACCAGTATTCCTTGATGAAGAGATTGTTCATCAATATTATAATGGCTACTGCAACAACATGTTATGGCCTCTTTTTCATTATCTTGGACTTCCACAAGAAGATCGGCTTGCCACAACTAGAAGTTTTCAGTCTCAATTTGCTGCATATAAGAAGGCTAATCAAATGTTTGCTGATGTAGTGAATAAGCACTATGAAGAGGGTGATGTTGTTTGGTGCCATGATTACCATCTAATGTTCCTCCCGAAGTGCTTAAAAGAACACAATAGTAATATGAAAGTTGGTTGGTTTCTCCACACACCCTTTCCTTCTTCTGAAATCCATAGGACACTTCCATCTAGATCAGAGCTACTGCGTTCAGTTCTTGCTGCTGATTTAGTCGG ATTTCACACCTATGACTATGCAAGGCATTTTGTTAGTTCTTGTACTCGTATTCTTGAACTGGAGGGCACACCTGAAGGAGTTGAGGATCAAGGGAGGCTGACTCGAGTTGCTGCT TTCCCTATAGGGATAGATTCTGATCGTTTCATAAGAGCACTAGAGGCCCCGCAAGTCCAGGATCATATCAAAGATTTGAAAGAAAGATTTGCTGGCCGAAAG GTAATGTTAGGTGTTGATCGCCTTGATATGATTAAAGGAATTCCACAAAAGATACTTGCATTTGAAAAATTTCTTGAGGAAAACTCTCTTTGGCGTGATAAAGTTGTTCTGCTGCAGATTGCAGTGCCAACACGTACTGATGTTCCTGAGT ATCAAAAACTTACAAGTCAAGTTCATGAAATTGTTGGGCGCATAAATGGTAGATTTGGAACATTGACTGCTGTTCCAATACATCATTTG GATCGCTCTCTTGACTTTCATGCCTTGTGTGCAGTGTATGCTGTTACCG ATGTTGCACTTGTAACTTCTTTGAGGGATGGAATGAATCTTGTCAGTTATGAATTTGTGGCATGCCAAGATTCAAAGAAAGGCGTTCTCATTCTTAGTGAG TTTGCAGGAGCAGCACAGTCTCTGGGTGCTGGAGCGATCCTTGTGAACCCTTGGAATATCACCGAAGTTGCTGATTCGATACGCCAAGCTTTGACTATGTCATGTGAGGAGAGGGAGAAGCGACATCGGCATAATTTTACACATGTGACAACCCACACTGCTCAAGAATGGGCTGAAACTTTTGTGAG TGAACTAAATGATACAGTAATTGAGGCTCAGCTAAGGACAAGGCAAGTTCCACCTATTCttccagaagaagatgcaattaaacGTTATCTGCAGTCTAATAATCGGTTGCTCTTACTG GGATTCAATGCAACATTGACTGAACCAGTAGACACTGCACGGAGAAGAGTTGATCAAATTAAAGAAATGGAACTTAAGTTGCACCCAGAGTTGAAAGAAATATTGGTAGCACTATGCAGTGATCCAAAGACAACCATTGTTGTTCTAAGTGGGAGTGACAGAAATGTCTTAGATGAg AACTTCGGTGAGTTTGACATGTGGTTGGCAGCAGAACATGGAATGTTTTTACGCCTTACCAAGGGAGAATGGATGACAACAATGCCAGAACACTCAAACATGGAATGGGTTGACAGTGTGAAG CATGTTTTTGAGTACTTCACAGAACGGACACCCAGATCACATTTTGAACTTCGTGAAACATCACTTGTGTGGAATTACAAGTATGCAG ATGTTGAATTTGGAAGACTTCAAGCTAGGGATATGTTGCAGCATCTCTGGACAGGCCCAATTTCTAATGCATCTGTTGATGTCGTCCAAGGTAGCCGATCAGTTGAGGTTAGAGCAGTTGGTGTTACAAAG GGTGCTGCTATTGATAGAATACTGGGAGAGATTGTTCACAGTAAATCCATGACATCACCAATTGATTATGTCCTGTGTATTGGGCATTTTCTGGCAAAG GATGAAGATGTGTACACCTTCTTTGAGCCAGTGCTACCTTCTGATGGCGTAGGTATTGCAAGAACCAAGCAAACTGATGGCTTAAAGTCACCAGGGGAAAGGCGTCCTTCTTTGAAGCTTCCAGCTAGTAGAAGTGGTTCAAAATCATCTCAAGGTAAGACACAACGACCTTCCTCAAATCCTGACAAGAAACTTACCAACCATAGCAGTGGGGGTGGTCGGCGGCAGTCACCGGAAAAGATTTCATGGAATGTTCTTGATCTCAAGGGAGATAATTATTTCTCCTGTGCTGTTGGGCGAACCCGAACAAATGCTCGCTATCAACTACAA
- the LOC110648337 gene encoding alpha,alpha-trehalose-phosphate synthase [UDP-forming] 1 isoform X2, which translates to MEDKESLWLMQLVEIKAKLSVKEFEARWIGWAGVNVPDEIGQKALTRALAEKRCIPVFLDEEIVHQYYNGYCNNMLWPLFHYLGLPQEDRLATTRSFQSQFAAYKKANQMFADVVNKHYEEGDVVWCHDYHLMFLPKCLKEHNSNMKVGWFLHTPFPSSEIHRTLPSRSELLRSVLAADLVGFHTYDYARHFVSSCTRILELEGTPEGVEDQGRLTRVAAFPIGIDSDRFIRALEAPQVQDHIKDLKERFAGRKVMLGVDRLDMIKGIPQKILAFEKFLEENSLWRDKVVLLQIAVPTRTDVPEYQKLTSQVHEIVGRINGRFGTLTAVPIHHLDRSLDFHALCAVYAVTDVALVTSLRDGMNLVSYEFVACQDSKKGVLILSEFAGAAQSLGAGAILVNPWNITEVADSIRQALTMSCEEREKRHRHNFTHVTTHTAQEWAETFVSELNDTVIEAQLRTRQVPPILPEEDAIKRYLQSNNRLLLLGFNATLTEPVDTARRRVDQIKEMELKLHPELKEILVALCSDPKTTIVVLSGSDRNVLDENFGEFDMWLAAEHGMFLRLTKGEWMTTMPEHSNMEWVDSVKNGHPDHILNFVKHHLCGITSMQMLNLEDFKLGICCSISGQAQFLMHLLMSSKVADQLRLEQLVLQRVLLLIEYWERLFTVNP; encoded by the exons ATGGAGGACAAAGAATCCTTGTGGTTGATGCAACTTGTTGAGATCAAGGCTAAGCTGA GCGTGAAGGAGTTTGAGGCAAGATGGATTGGTTGGGCTGGTGTTAATGTCCCGGATGAGATTGGCCAGAAGGCACTTACTAGAGCTTTGGCTGAAAAG AGGTGCATACCAGTATTCCTTGATGAAGAGATTGTTCATCAATATTATAATGGCTACTGCAACAACATGTTATGGCCTCTTTTTCATTATCTTGGACTTCCACAAGAAGATCGGCTTGCCACAACTAGAAGTTTTCAGTCTCAATTTGCTGCATATAAGAAGGCTAATCAAATGTTTGCTGATGTAGTGAATAAGCACTATGAAGAGGGTGATGTTGTTTGGTGCCATGATTACCATCTAATGTTCCTCCCGAAGTGCTTAAAAGAACACAATAGTAATATGAAAGTTGGTTGGTTTCTCCACACACCCTTTCCTTCTTCTGAAATCCATAGGACACTTCCATCTAGATCAGAGCTACTGCGTTCAGTTCTTGCTGCTGATTTAGTCGG ATTTCACACCTATGACTATGCAAGGCATTTTGTTAGTTCTTGTACTCGTATTCTTGAACTGGAGGGCACACCTGAAGGAGTTGAGGATCAAGGGAGGCTGACTCGAGTTGCTGCT TTCCCTATAGGGATAGATTCTGATCGTTTCATAAGAGCACTAGAGGCCCCGCAAGTCCAGGATCATATCAAAGATTTGAAAGAAAGATTTGCTGGCCGAAAG GTAATGTTAGGTGTTGATCGCCTTGATATGATTAAAGGAATTCCACAAAAGATACTTGCATTTGAAAAATTTCTTGAGGAAAACTCTCTTTGGCGTGATAAAGTTGTTCTGCTGCAGATTGCAGTGCCAACACGTACTGATGTTCCTGAGT ATCAAAAACTTACAAGTCAAGTTCATGAAATTGTTGGGCGCATAAATGGTAGATTTGGAACATTGACTGCTGTTCCAATACATCATTTG GATCGCTCTCTTGACTTTCATGCCTTGTGTGCAGTGTATGCTGTTACCG ATGTTGCACTTGTAACTTCTTTGAGGGATGGAATGAATCTTGTCAGTTATGAATTTGTGGCATGCCAAGATTCAAAGAAAGGCGTTCTCATTCTTAGTGAG TTTGCAGGAGCAGCACAGTCTCTGGGTGCTGGAGCGATCCTTGTGAACCCTTGGAATATCACCGAAGTTGCTGATTCGATACGCCAAGCTTTGACTATGTCATGTGAGGAGAGGGAGAAGCGACATCGGCATAATTTTACACATGTGACAACCCACACTGCTCAAGAATGGGCTGAAACTTTTGTGAG TGAACTAAATGATACAGTAATTGAGGCTCAGCTAAGGACAAGGCAAGTTCCACCTATTCttccagaagaagatgcaattaaacGTTATCTGCAGTCTAATAATCGGTTGCTCTTACTG GGATTCAATGCAACATTGACTGAACCAGTAGACACTGCACGGAGAAGAGTTGATCAAATTAAAGAAATGGAACTTAAGTTGCACCCAGAGTTGAAAGAAATATTGGTAGCACTATGCAGTGATCCAAAGACAACCATTGTTGTTCTAAGTGGGAGTGACAGAAATGTCTTAGATGAg AACTTCGGTGAGTTTGACATGTGGTTGGCAGCAGAACATGGAATGTTTTTACGCCTTACCAAGGGAGAATGGATGACAACAATGCCAGAACACTCAAACATGGAATGGGTTGACAGTGTGAAG AACGGACACCCAGATCACATTTTGAACTTCGTGAAACATCACTTGTGTGGAATTACAAGTATGCAG ATGTTGAATTTGGAAGACTTCAAGCTAGGGATATGTTGCAGCATCTCTGGACAGGCCCAATTTCTAATGCATCTGTTGATGTCGTCCAAGGTAGCCGATCAGTTGAGGTTAGAGCAGTTGGTGTTACAAAG GGTGCTGCTATTGATAGAATACTGGGAGAGATTGTTCACAGTAAATCCATGA
- the LOC110648328 gene encoding NADH kinase encodes MAIRRLLLLLKPFNVYPFGQSKNLPPITNPQVLRYLDNRRRVHKDAVNFCQDILRQKSVDWEPILRTDLLQPIHGFDLVITVGGDGTLLQASHFMDDSIPVLGVNSDPTQVEEVEEFSGDFDATRSTGHLCAATVKNFEQVLDDILGGQEIPSNISRMSVSANSQLLSTYALNDILIAHPCPATVSRFSFKIQRDGESCTPLANCRSSGLRVSTAAGSTAAMLSAGGFVMPILSQDLQYMVREPISPGAAISSLMHGIIKSDQSMEGRWFSEKGLIYIDGSHVFHSIQYGDTIEISSKAPVLKIFLPHIM; translated from the exons ATGGCAATACGGAGGCTGTTGTTGCTCTTGAAACCATTTAACGTTTACCCGTTTGGCCAATCTAAGAACCTCCCTCCCATCACCAATCCTCAG GTGTTACGCTATCTGGATAATAGGCGTAGGGTTCACAAGGATGCCGTAAACTTCTGTCAAGACATTTTGCGGCAGAAGTCAGTTGATTGGGAACCCATTTTACGCACTGATCTTTTGCAACCAATTCATGGTTTTGATTTAGTCATTACCGTTGGTGGTGATGGCACTCTTTTGCAAGCAAGTCATTTCATGGATGACTCAATTCCAGTTCTTGGAGTGAACTCAGACCCCACACAAGTTGAAGAG GTGGAGGAATTCAGCGGTGATTTTGACGCTACTAGAAGTACTGGCCATCTATGTGCAGCTACTGTCAAAAACTTTGAGCAA GTACTGGATGACATCCTTGGGGGTCAAGAAATTCCTTCTAATATATCAAGGATGTCAGTAAGTGCAAATTCACAACTGCTGTCAACATATGCTCTTAATGACATATTGATCGCACATCCATGTCCTGCAACAGTTTCACGGTTCTCATTCAA AATCCAAAGGGATGGTGAATCATGTACCCCATTAGCAAATTGCCGATCAAGTGGTCTCAGAGTCTCAACTGCTGCCGGATCAACTGCTGCAATGCTCTCAGCAGGTGGATTTGTAATGCCTATTTTATCTCAGGACCTCCAATACATGGTAAGAGAGCCTATTTCACCTGGAGCCGCCATCTCTAGCCTAATGCATGGGATAATAAAATCAGATCAGTCCATGGAAGGCAGATGGTTTTCTGAGAAGGGTTTAATATATATAGATGGCTCTCATGTATTTCACTCTATCCAATATGGGGATACCATCGAAATATCTTCCAAGGCCCCAGTTTTGAAAATTTTCTTGCCTCATATTATGTAA
- the LOC110648329 gene encoding E3 ubiquitin-protein ligase CCNB1IP1 homolog isoform X5 produces MKPVDINPNDEWINMAMAGVSPQILMKSAYRSVMFYIGQKELEMQYKMNRIVAQCRQKCEVMQEKFAEKLEQVHTAYQKMAKRCQMMEHEIESLSKDKQELQEKFSEKSRQKRKLDEMYDHLRSDYESMKRSAIQPTSNFYSRNEPEFFPNPAATMMDNRDPIRKDWSVFTPPTPGPREDIWPARQNSSNSGPFEISGGSPAKQSAIPIDAGNRRAGVHPAFGAGAGNTSMTLRNLILSPIKRPQLSRSRPQMFTL; encoded by the exons ATGAAACCTGTGGATATCAATCCAAATGACGAATGGATAAAT ATGGCCATGGCTGGAGTATCTCCTCAAATAC TAATGAAAAGTGCATACAGAAGTGTGATGTTTTATATTGGGCAAAAGGAACTGGAGATGCAATACAAGATGAACAGAATTGTAGCTCAATGTCGGCAAAAATGTGAAGTCATGCAAGAAAAATTCGCAGAAAAATTGGAACAAGTGCATACTGCATATCAAAAAATGGCCAAGAGGTGTCAGATGATGGAACACGAGATTGAGAGTTTGTCCAAGGATAAGCAAGAGCTTCAAGAAAAATTTTCTGAGAAGTCCAG GCAGAAGAGAAAGCTTGATGAAATGTATGATCATTTGAGGAGTGACTATGAGTCAATGAAAAGATCGGCAATCCAACCAACAAGCAATTTCTATTCAAGAAATGAGCCTGAATTTTTCCCTAACCCAGCTGCTACCATGATGGATAACAGAGACCCTATCAGGAAAG ATTGGTCGGTTTTCACTCCTCCAACTCCAGGGCCTAGAGAGGATATATGGCCAGCAAGACAGAACAGTTCTAATTCTGGTCCCTTTGAGATCTCTGGCGGCTCACCCGCAAAACAATCGGCCATTCCAATTGATGCTGGAAACAGAAGGGCTGGTGTTCACCCTGCTTTTGGAGCTGGAGCTGGCAATACCTCAATGACACTAAGGAACTTGATTCTCTCCCCAATAAAGCGACCTCAGCTCTCTCGTAGCCGCCCTCAAATGTTCAC GCTATAA
- the LOC110648329 gene encoding E3 ubiquitin-protein ligase CCNB1IP1 homolog isoform X1, whose product MRCNACWRELEGRAISTTCGHLLCTEDASKILSNDAACPICDQVLSKSLMKPVDINPNDEWINMAMAGVSPQILMKSAYRSVMFYIGQKELEMQYKMNRIVAQCRQKCEVMQEKFAEKLEQVHTAYQKMAKRCQMMEHEIESLSKDKQELQEKFSEKSRQKRKLDEMYDHLRSDYESMKRSAIQPTSNFYSRNEPEFFPNPAATMMDNRDPIRKDWSVFTPPTPGPREDIWPARQNSSNSGPFEISGGSPAKQSAIPIDAGNRRAGVHPAFGAGAGNTSMTLRNLILSPIKRPQLSRSRPQMFTL is encoded by the exons ATGAGATGCAATGCTTGCTGGCGAGAACTGGAAGGACGAGCCATTTCCACTACTTGTGGTCATCTCTTGT GCACTGAAGATGCCAGCAAGATCCTTAGTAATGATGCAGCATGTCCAATTTGTGATCAGGTGCTCTCCAAGAG CCTTATGAAACCTGTGGATATCAATCCAAATGACGAATGGATAAAT ATGGCCATGGCTGGAGTATCTCCTCAAATAC TAATGAAAAGTGCATACAGAAGTGTGATGTTTTATATTGGGCAAAAGGAACTGGAGATGCAATACAAGATGAACAGAATTGTAGCTCAATGTCGGCAAAAATGTGAAGTCATGCAAGAAAAATTCGCAGAAAAATTGGAACAAGTGCATACTGCATATCAAAAAATGGCCAAGAGGTGTCAGATGATGGAACACGAGATTGAGAGTTTGTCCAAGGATAAGCAAGAGCTTCAAGAAAAATTTTCTGAGAAGTCCAG GCAGAAGAGAAAGCTTGATGAAATGTATGATCATTTGAGGAGTGACTATGAGTCAATGAAAAGATCGGCAATCCAACCAACAAGCAATTTCTATTCAAGAAATGAGCCTGAATTTTTCCCTAACCCAGCTGCTACCATGATGGATAACAGAGACCCTATCAGGAAAG ATTGGTCGGTTTTCACTCCTCCAACTCCAGGGCCTAGAGAGGATATATGGCCAGCAAGACAGAACAGTTCTAATTCTGGTCCCTTTGAGATCTCTGGCGGCTCACCCGCAAAACAATCGGCCATTCCAATTGATGCTGGAAACAGAAGGGCTGGTGTTCACCCTGCTTTTGGAGCTGGAGCTGGCAATACCTCAATGACACTAAGGAACTTGATTCTCTCCCCAATAAAGCGACCTCAGCTCTCTCGTAGCCGCCCTCAAATGTTCAC GCTATAA
- the LOC110648329 gene encoding E3 ubiquitin-protein ligase CCNB1IP1 homolog isoform X3, whose translation MRCNACWRELEGRAISTTCGHLLCTEDASKILSNDAACPICDQVLSKSLMKPVDINPNDEWINMAMAGVSPQILMKSAYRSVMFYIGQKELEMQYKMNRIVAQCRQKCEVMQEKFAEKLEQVHTAYQKMAKRCQMMEHEIESLSKDKQELQEKFSEKSRQKRKLDEMYDHLRSDYESMKRSAIQPTSNFYSRNEPEFFPNPAATMMDNRDPIRKGPREDIWPARQNSSNSGPFEISGGSPAKQSAIPIDAGNRRAGVHPAFGAGAGNTSMTLRNLILSPIKRPQLSRSRPQMFTL comes from the exons ATGAGATGCAATGCTTGCTGGCGAGAACTGGAAGGACGAGCCATTTCCACTACTTGTGGTCATCTCTTGT GCACTGAAGATGCCAGCAAGATCCTTAGTAATGATGCAGCATGTCCAATTTGTGATCAGGTGCTCTCCAAGAG CCTTATGAAACCTGTGGATATCAATCCAAATGACGAATGGATAAAT ATGGCCATGGCTGGAGTATCTCCTCAAATAC TAATGAAAAGTGCATACAGAAGTGTGATGTTTTATATTGGGCAAAAGGAACTGGAGATGCAATACAAGATGAACAGAATTGTAGCTCAATGTCGGCAAAAATGTGAAGTCATGCAAGAAAAATTCGCAGAAAAATTGGAACAAGTGCATACTGCATATCAAAAAATGGCCAAGAGGTGTCAGATGATGGAACACGAGATTGAGAGTTTGTCCAAGGATAAGCAAGAGCTTCAAGAAAAATTTTCTGAGAAGTCCAG GCAGAAGAGAAAGCTTGATGAAATGTATGATCATTTGAGGAGTGACTATGAGTCAATGAAAAGATCGGCAATCCAACCAACAAGCAATTTCTATTCAAGAAATGAGCCTGAATTTTTCCCTAACCCAGCTGCTACCATGATGGATAACAGAGACCCTATCAGGAAAG GGCCTAGAGAGGATATATGGCCAGCAAGACAGAACAGTTCTAATTCTGGTCCCTTTGAGATCTCTGGCGGCTCACCCGCAAAACAATCGGCCATTCCAATTGATGCTGGAAACAGAAGGGCTGGTGTTCACCCTGCTTTTGGAGCTGGAGCTGGCAATACCTCAATGACACTAAGGAACTTGATTCTCTCCCCAATAAAGCGACCTCAGCTCTCTCGTAGCCGCCCTCAAATGTTCAC GCTATAA
- the LOC110648329 gene encoding E3 ubiquitin-protein ligase CCNB1IP1 homolog isoform X4: MRCNACWRELEGRAISTTCGHLLCTEDASKILSNDAACPICDQVLSKSLMKPVDINPNDEWINMAMAGVSPQILMKSAYRSVMFYIGQKELEMQYKMNRIVAQCRQKCEVMQEKFAEKLEQVHTAYQKMAKRCQMMEHEIESLSKDKQELQEKFSEKSRQKRKLDEMYDHLRSDYESMKRSAIQPTSNFYSRNEPEFFPNPAATMMDNRDPIRKGPREDIWPARQNSSNSGPFEISGGSPAKQSAIPIDAGNRRAGVHPAFGAGAGNTSMTLRNLILSPIKRPQLSRSRPQMFT, from the exons ATGAGATGCAATGCTTGCTGGCGAGAACTGGAAGGACGAGCCATTTCCACTACTTGTGGTCATCTCTTGT GCACTGAAGATGCCAGCAAGATCCTTAGTAATGATGCAGCATGTCCAATTTGTGATCAGGTGCTCTCCAAGAG CCTTATGAAACCTGTGGATATCAATCCAAATGACGAATGGATAAAT ATGGCCATGGCTGGAGTATCTCCTCAAATAC TAATGAAAAGTGCATACAGAAGTGTGATGTTTTATATTGGGCAAAAGGAACTGGAGATGCAATACAAGATGAACAGAATTGTAGCTCAATGTCGGCAAAAATGTGAAGTCATGCAAGAAAAATTCGCAGAAAAATTGGAACAAGTGCATACTGCATATCAAAAAATGGCCAAGAGGTGTCAGATGATGGAACACGAGATTGAGAGTTTGTCCAAGGATAAGCAAGAGCTTCAAGAAAAATTTTCTGAGAAGTCCAG GCAGAAGAGAAAGCTTGATGAAATGTATGATCATTTGAGGAGTGACTATGAGTCAATGAAAAGATCGGCAATCCAACCAACAAGCAATTTCTATTCAAGAAATGAGCCTGAATTTTTCCCTAACCCAGCTGCTACCATGATGGATAACAGAGACCCTATCAGGAAAG GGCCTAGAGAGGATATATGGCCAGCAAGACAGAACAGTTCTAATTCTGGTCCCTTTGAGATCTCTGGCGGCTCACCCGCAAAACAATCGGCCATTCCAATTGATGCTGGAAACAGAAGGGCTGGTGTTCACCCTGCTTTTGGAGCTGGAGCTGGCAATACCTCAATGACACTAAGGAACTTGATTCTCTCCCCAATAAAGCGACCTCAGCTCTCTCGTAGCCGCCCTCAAATGTTCACGTAA
- the LOC110648329 gene encoding E3 ubiquitin-protein ligase CCNB1IP1 homolog isoform X2: MRCNACWRELEGRAISTTCGHLLCTEDASKILSNDAACPICDQVLSKSLMKPVDINPNDEWINMAMAGVSPQILMKSAYRSVMFYIGQKELEMQYKMNRIVAQCRQKCEVMQEKFAEKLEQVHTAYQKMAKRCQMMEHEIESLSKDKQELQEKFSEKSRQKRKLDEMYDHLRSDYESMKRSAIQPTSNFYSRNEPEFFPNPAATMMDNRDPIRKDWSVFTPPTPGPREDIWPARQNSSNSGPFEISGGSPAKQSAIPIDAGNRRAGVHPAFGAGAGNTSMTLRNLILSPIKRPQLSRSRPQMFT, from the exons ATGAGATGCAATGCTTGCTGGCGAGAACTGGAAGGACGAGCCATTTCCACTACTTGTGGTCATCTCTTGT GCACTGAAGATGCCAGCAAGATCCTTAGTAATGATGCAGCATGTCCAATTTGTGATCAGGTGCTCTCCAAGAG CCTTATGAAACCTGTGGATATCAATCCAAATGACGAATGGATAAAT ATGGCCATGGCTGGAGTATCTCCTCAAATAC TAATGAAAAGTGCATACAGAAGTGTGATGTTTTATATTGGGCAAAAGGAACTGGAGATGCAATACAAGATGAACAGAATTGTAGCTCAATGTCGGCAAAAATGTGAAGTCATGCAAGAAAAATTCGCAGAAAAATTGGAACAAGTGCATACTGCATATCAAAAAATGGCCAAGAGGTGTCAGATGATGGAACACGAGATTGAGAGTTTGTCCAAGGATAAGCAAGAGCTTCAAGAAAAATTTTCTGAGAAGTCCAG GCAGAAGAGAAAGCTTGATGAAATGTATGATCATTTGAGGAGTGACTATGAGTCAATGAAAAGATCGGCAATCCAACCAACAAGCAATTTCTATTCAAGAAATGAGCCTGAATTTTTCCCTAACCCAGCTGCTACCATGATGGATAACAGAGACCCTATCAGGAAAG ATTGGTCGGTTTTCACTCCTCCAACTCCAGGGCCTAGAGAGGATATATGGCCAGCAAGACAGAACAGTTCTAATTCTGGTCCCTTTGAGATCTCTGGCGGCTCACCCGCAAAACAATCGGCCATTCCAATTGATGCTGGAAACAGAAGGGCTGGTGTTCACCCTGCTTTTGGAGCTGGAGCTGGCAATACCTCAATGACACTAAGGAACTTGATTCTCTCCCCAATAAAGCGACCTCAGCTCTCTCGTAGCCGCCCTCAAATGTTCACGTAA